In Pseudomonas saudiphocaensis, one DNA window encodes the following:
- the nirD gene encoding nitrite reductase small subunit NirD: MSQSNALRLPSVESSHWHTLCSRRDLVANSGVVAWLDGKQVALIHLPHGDAGEQVFAVENRDPKSGANVIGRGIVGKLQGELVIASPLYKQHFSLTDGRCLEYPDQQLQVWPARLNGDAVEIAV, encoded by the coding sequence ATGAGCCAGTCCAATGCCCTGCGCCTGCCATCCGTCGAATCCAGCCACTGGCACACCCTGTGTAGTCGACGCGACCTGGTCGCCAATTCCGGCGTAGTCGCCTGGCTGGATGGCAAACAGGTCGCCCTGATTCACCTGCCCCACGGCGATGCCGGCGAACAGGTGTTCGCCGTCGAGAACCGCGATCCCAAATCCGGCGCCAACGTCATCGGACGCGGCATCGTCGGAAAGCTCCAGGGCGAGCTGGTGATCGCTTCCCCCTTGTACAAGCAGCACTTCAGCCTCACCGACGGGCGCTGCCTGGAATACCCCGACCAGCAGCTGCAGGTCTGGCCCGCGCGCCTGAACGGCGACGCGGTGGAAATCGCTGTCTGA
- a CDS encoding bifunctional protein-serine/threonine kinase/phosphatase, whose protein sequence is MSQLSISLGQHSDQGCKDCNQDFHGAWLPDEPQLTSKGIALAVADGISSSAVGHIASEAAVSGFLADYYCTSDAWSVKTSAQRVLMASNSWLHAQTRQSQYRYDRDRGYVCTFSALVLKSNTAHLFHVGDSRIYRVHGKALEQLTNDHRVWLSASQHCLSRALGVHDSLEIDYRTEPLAVGDVFLLATDGVYDYVSAVFITETIEQHPNDLDAAARLIIAEAVSNGSPDNLTLQIVRIDTLPTLAADELYRQLTELPFPTVLEAGATFDGYRILRRLHASSRSHIYLARDEESGATRVIKTPSIDLREDAAYLERFLAEEWIARRIDSPYVLKGCSQQRPRNFLYTVSEFIEGRTLRQWMIDHPRPDLEAVRGIVEQIASGLRAFHRQEMLHQDLRPENILITPTGTVKIIDFGSARVAGLLEIASPIARIDLLGTAQYSAPEYFLGESGTTRSDQFSLAVITYEMLSGKLPYGTQVARCRSRAAQHKLNYQPIREQSLDVPPWIDGVLHKALHPDPYKRFEDLSEFVFELRQPSQAFLDRSRPPLLERNPVRFWQLLSLFLAIALAAALVR, encoded by the coding sequence ATGAGTCAACTAAGCATCTCGCTGGGCCAGCACAGCGATCAAGGTTGCAAGGACTGCAACCAGGATTTCCACGGTGCCTGGTTGCCGGACGAACCGCAACTCACCAGCAAGGGCATCGCCCTCGCCGTGGCGGACGGCATCAGCAGCAGCGCCGTCGGCCATATCGCCAGCGAAGCCGCAGTGAGCGGCTTTCTGGCCGACTACTACTGCACCTCGGATGCATGGTCGGTAAAGACTTCCGCACAACGGGTGCTGATGGCCAGCAACTCGTGGCTACATGCCCAGACTCGACAAAGCCAGTATCGATACGACCGTGACCGCGGTTACGTCTGCACCTTCAGCGCCCTGGTGCTCAAATCCAACACGGCGCACCTCTTCCACGTTGGTGATTCGCGCATCTACCGTGTCCACGGCAAGGCGCTGGAACAACTGACCAACGACCACCGGGTCTGGCTCTCTGCGAGCCAGCATTGCCTGAGCCGCGCGCTTGGGGTCCATGATTCGCTGGAAATCGATTACCGCACCGAGCCACTGGCGGTCGGCGACGTCTTTCTCCTGGCCACCGATGGCGTTTACGACTACGTCAGCGCGGTTTTCATCACCGAGACCATCGAGCAGCATCCGAATGATCTGGATGCGGCCGCCCGGCTGATCATCGCTGAGGCCGTCAGCAACGGCAGCCCGGACAATCTCACGCTGCAGATCGTACGCATCGATACGCTGCCGACGCTGGCAGCCGATGAGCTGTACCGGCAGCTGACCGAGCTGCCCTTCCCGACAGTGCTGGAAGCCGGCGCGACCTTCGATGGCTATCGCATTCTGCGCCGCCTGCATGCCAGTAGTCGCAGCCATATCTATCTGGCACGTGACGAGGAGAGCGGCGCAACGCGGGTGATCAAGACGCCGTCCATCGACTTGCGGGAGGATGCCGCCTATCTCGAGCGCTTTCTCGCAGAGGAATGGATCGCCCGGCGCATCGACAGCCCTTATGTGCTCAAGGGCTGTTCGCAGCAACGTCCGCGCAACTTCCTCTATACCGTCAGCGAGTTCATCGAAGGGCGCACGCTCAGACAGTGGATGATCGACCATCCCCGCCCTGACCTGGAGGCGGTACGCGGTATCGTTGAACAGATCGCCAGTGGCCTGCGAGCCTTTCACCGGCAGGAAATGCTGCATCAGGACCTGCGCCCCGAGAACATTCTGATCACCCCTACCGGCACGGTGAAGATCATCGATTTCGGCTCGGCGCGGGTGGCGGGGCTGCTGGAAATCGCCTCGCCCATTGCCCGCATCGACCTGCTGGGTACGGCCCAGTACAGCGCACCGGAATACTTTCTCGGGGAAAGCGGTACAACCCGCTCGGACCAGTTTTCCCTGGCCGTCATCACCTATGAGATGCTCAGCGGCAAGCTGCCCTACGGCACCCAGGTGGCCCGCTGTCGCTCCCGAGCGGCACAGCACAAGCTCAACTATCAGCCGATTCGTGAGCAGAGTCTCGATGTTCCTCCATGGATCGATGGCGTGCTGCACAAGGCGCTGCATCCCGATCCGTACAAGCGCTTCGAAGATCTATCGGAGTTCGTCTTCGAACTGCGCCAGCCGAGCCAGGCCTTTCTCGATAGAAGCCGACCGCCCTTGCTGGAACGCAATCCGGTGCGGTTCTGGCAGTTGCTGTCGCTGTTCCTCGCCATCGCACTGGCCGCAGCACTGGTGCGCTGA
- a CDS encoding DUF3079 domain-containing protein: protein MAKKFPLNPPHPERICWGCDRYCPADALACGNGADRTQHPSEMIGEDWYLHGDWGDLIASDNPERKRA from the coding sequence ATGGCCAAGAAATTTCCGCTGAACCCGCCACATCCAGAACGCATCTGCTGGGGTTGCGACCGCTATTGCCCTGCGGATGCGCTCGCCTGTGGCAACGGCGCCGATCGCACCCAGCATCCATCGGAGATGATCGGTGAAGACTGGTATCTGCACGGCGACTGGGGCGACCTGATCGCCAGCGACAATCCTGAGCGCAAGCGCGCCTGA
- a CDS encoding YkgJ family cysteine cluster protein gives MDRTNRKIDQLRRQIPSFACEPGCHDCCGPVTASSEEMARLPHKSDAEHDAALAHWNCVHLGPHGCEAYDERPLICRLFGTTASLPCPRGCGPKTPTTPQVEKQVHQLIASTRQVLV, from the coding sequence ATGGACCGCACCAATCGCAAGATCGATCAGCTGAGACGCCAGATTCCCAGCTTTGCCTGTGAGCCCGGTTGTCATGACTGCTGTGGCCCGGTGACGGCCTCATCGGAAGAAATGGCGCGCCTGCCCCATAAGAGTGATGCCGAACACGACGCCGCGCTGGCGCACTGGAACTGTGTGCATCTCGGCCCGCATGGCTGCGAAGCCTATGACGAACGCCCGCTTATCTGCCGCCTGTTCGGCACCACCGCCAGCCTGCCCTGCCCGCGCGGCTGCGGGCCGAAAACACCAACCACGCCGCAGGTGGAAAAACAGGTGCATCAGCTGATCGCCAGCACGCGCCAAGTGCTGGTATGA
- a CDS encoding GNAT family N-acetyltransferase produces MSHPEAKVRHDEDQQRYVLEIEGQALGFAQYRAEGKRMVFTHTEVDDSLSGQGMGSLLVRESLDDARRRGMGIVPICEFIAAYVKKHPDWNDIIEQPA; encoded by the coding sequence ATGAGCCATCCAGAGGCAAAGGTTCGGCACGACGAAGATCAGCAGCGCTACGTCCTGGAAATCGAGGGACAGGCCCTGGGCTTTGCGCAGTATCGCGCGGAGGGCAAGCGCATGGTTTTCACCCACACCGAAGTTGACGACAGCCTTTCCGGTCAGGGCATGGGCAGCCTGTTGGTTCGTGAATCACTCGACGATGCCCGCCGGCGCGGCATGGGCATCGTGCCGATTTGCGAGTTCATCGCGGCCTACGTGAAGAAGCATCCGGACTGGAACGACATCATCGAACAACCCGCCTGA
- a CDS encoding DNA polymerase II, translating into MELQQGFVLTRHWRDTAAGTEVEFWLATDTGPRRIRVPNQTSVAFLPVEQCEQARALLKGERDVELRPLDLCDFDQRPVVGLYCRQHRQLMNLEKRLRQAGLDVYEADIRPPERYLMERFITAPVSFTGVPDIDGVLAKAKVRPAPHYRPQLKLLSLDIETTARGELYSIALEGCGQRQVYMLGPANGDDGEVDFQLEYCDSRKQLIERLNDWMALHDPDAIIGWNLVQFDLRVLREQAQRYQVPLRLGRGGEEMGWREHGGGRNHFFASVAGRLVIDGIEALRSATWSFPSFSLESVAQTLLGEGKAIDTPYQRMDEINRMFAEDKPALARYNLKDCELVTRIFAKTELLTFLLERATVTGLPADRSGGSVAAFEHLYIPLMHRKGFVAPNLGARPPQASPGGFVMNSQPGLYESVLVLDYKSLYPSIIRTFLIDPVGLVEGMRHPADSDSVAGFLGARFSRTRHCLPAIVERVWQGRETAKREGNQPLSQALKIIMNAFYGVLGSSGCRFFDPRLASSITLRGHEIMRRTRELIEAQGYRVIYGDTDSTFVWLKRAHGDAEAEQIGRALVRHINQWWQTHLQQEFGLNSALEIQFETHFRRFLMPTIRGAEEGSKKRYAGLITQPDGSEGLVFKGLETVRSDWSPLAQQFQQELYRRIFLREPYQDYVRDYVRSTLAGERDELLVFRKRLRRRLDDYQRNVPPHVRAARIADEYNLQQGRPRQYQSGGWISYVMTLAGPEPLEVRRAAVDYDHYVTRQLQPIADAILPFVDDSFSALIDEQLGLF; encoded by the coding sequence GTGGAACTACAGCAGGGTTTTGTCCTGACCCGGCATTGGCGCGACACGGCTGCGGGTACCGAGGTGGAGTTCTGGCTGGCGACCGATACGGGGCCGCGCAGGATTCGTGTGCCCAATCAGACCTCGGTGGCCTTCCTTCCTGTTGAACAGTGCGAGCAGGCGCGGGCCTTGCTCAAGGGCGAGCGCGACGTGGAGTTGCGCCCCCTCGATTTGTGCGACTTTGATCAGCGTCCGGTGGTCGGCCTGTACTGTCGCCAGCATCGTCAGCTGATGAACCTTGAAAAGCGCCTGCGCCAGGCAGGGCTGGATGTTTACGAAGCCGACATTCGCCCGCCGGAGCGCTACCTGATGGAGCGCTTTATCACTGCGCCGGTCAGCTTCACTGGTGTGCCGGATATCGATGGCGTGCTGGCGAAGGCCAAGGTCAGGCCGGCGCCGCACTACCGCCCGCAACTGAAACTGCTCTCGCTGGATATCGAAACCACGGCCAGGGGCGAGCTGTATTCCATTGCCCTTGAAGGTTGCGGTCAGCGACAGGTGTACATGCTCGGCCCGGCCAACGGGGATGACGGCGAGGTGGATTTCCAGCTGGAGTACTGCGATAGCCGCAAGCAACTGATCGAGCGCTTGAACGACTGGATGGCGCTGCATGATCCCGATGCGATCATTGGCTGGAACCTGGTGCAGTTCGATCTGCGCGTGCTGCGTGAGCAGGCACAGCGTTATCAGGTGCCGCTGCGTCTGGGCCGGGGCGGTGAGGAAATGGGATGGCGCGAGCATGGCGGCGGGCGCAACCATTTCTTCGCCTCGGTAGCGGGGCGGCTGGTCATCGACGGTATAGAAGCGTTGCGCTCGGCGACCTGGAGCTTTCCTTCGTTTAGCCTGGAAAGTGTCGCGCAAACGCTGCTCGGCGAAGGCAAGGCCATCGACACGCCCTATCAGCGGATGGATGAAATCAACCGCATGTTTGCCGAGGACAAGCCGGCGCTGGCGCGTTACAACCTAAAGGACTGCGAACTGGTCACGCGCATCTTCGCCAAGACCGAGCTGCTGACCTTTCTGCTGGAACGCGCCACGGTCACTGGTTTGCCCGCAGACCGCAGTGGCGGCTCGGTGGCCGCGTTCGAGCATCTGTATATTCCCCTGATGCACCGCAAGGGCTTCGTCGCGCCGAACCTGGGGGCGCGACCACCGCAGGCCAGCCCCGGCGGATTTGTCATGAACTCGCAGCCAGGCCTCTACGAATCGGTGCTGGTGCTGGACTACAAAAGCCTTTATCCGTCGATTATCCGTACCTTTCTCATCGACCCGGTGGGGCTGGTCGAGGGCATGCGTCATCCGGCGGACAGTGACTCGGTGGCAGGCTTTCTCGGGGCTCGCTTCTCACGAACGCGGCATTGCCTGCCGGCCATTGTCGAGCGCGTCTGGCAGGGTCGTGAGACCGCCAAGCGTGAGGGCAACCAGCCGCTTTCCCAGGCGCTGAAAATCATCATGAACGCCTTCTACGGCGTACTCGGCTCCAGCGGCTGTCGTTTCTTCGATCCGCGCCTGGCCTCGTCCATTACCCTGCGGGGCCACGAGATCATGCGGCGGACGCGCGAGCTGATCGAGGCTCAGGGCTACCGCGTGATCTACGGCGATACCGACTCGACCTTCGTCTGGCTAAAGCGCGCGCACGGCGACGCGGAGGCCGAGCAGATCGGTCGGGCGCTGGTGCGCCATATCAACCAGTGGTGGCAAACGCACCTGCAGCAGGAGTTCGGTTTGAACAGCGCGCTGGAAATCCAGTTCGAAACCCATTTCAGGCGTTTCCTCATGCCCACCATCCGCGGTGCGGAGGAGGGCAGCAAGAAGCGCTATGCCGGACTGATCACCCAGCCTGACGGCAGCGAAGGGCTGGTGTTCAAGGGGCTGGAAACCGTTCGCTCGGACTGGTCACCGTTGGCTCAGCAGTTTCAGCAGGAGCTCTACCGGCGCATTTTCCTGCGCGAGCCTTATCAGGACTATGTGCGCGACTATGTGCGCAGCACTCTGGCAGGTGAACGGGACGAGCTGCTGGTATTTCGCAAGCGTTTGCGGCGTCGGCTGGATGACTACCAGCGCAATGTGCCGCCGCATGTGCGCGCTGCGCGGATTGCCGATGAGTACAACCTGCAGCAGGGCCGGCCTCGGCAGTACCAGAGCGGTGGCTGGATCAGCTATGTGATGACCCTTGCAGGCCCGGAACCGCTGGAGGTGCGCCGCGCGGCCGTTGATTACGATCACTACGTAACCCGCCAGCTGCAGCCCATCGCCGATGCCATCCTGCCGTTCGTGGATGACAGCTTCAGCGCCCTGATCGACGAGCAGTTGGGGTTGTTCTGA
- a CDS encoding NosR/NirI family protein — MTRSASLPFYMRALLLLCILLSPSLHAQEMDARIMQLFPKATRIEPKLEQPPVYSVFQLDELIGYAFESNDYSNLQGFSGKPIRLLIGMDPQGVLAGVQVLEHHEPVFLHGLGERSLLDFVDQYRQKTISKPIIVGGRQGAAEGESVTRIDNVSKATVSVVILNETVLLSALTVARQLLEDFASSPLATPKMDVYEPLEWSQLLERGLVQRWTLSQEEVEAAIGHELDGYPQLDLDQPAFTDMYFAYLNAPIIGRNLLGEAGFQRLSEELKPGEQAVLVVSSGTYPHVPEDFIPATAPNRIVLVQNEHAIELHDMNFNNGAVLDVLNSPIEEAEANVFRIKAHAAFNPAESTQLRLIAQLQRNHLVENNASFTRDFPLAPELFDILEPVEAAKPVPIWLRMWQERWWQVSLLGLSLIVLTGVFIWQHRISRERRAFHLFRAGFLLFTLVFIGLYAQGQLSVVNIFTLLLALAKDFDIRVFLMDPVIFILWSFTFVTLFIWGRGVFCGWLCPFGALQEMLGWVAKRLRIRQWKISERTHLRLQWLKYLILIGLVPVAFYSLTLAERLAEVEPFKTSITLFFARSWPFVLYALALLGLGLFVHKFYCRYVCPLGAGLAVLGRLRLFSWLKRIDACGKPCQHCRNHCEIGAIRRDGRIDYDECIQCLECIVILNNEDQCVASISARKKAYKTGKQTDLIATDAALPST, encoded by the coding sequence ATGACACGTAGCGCCAGCCTTCCGTTTTACATGCGCGCGCTTTTGCTGTTGTGCATTTTGCTCAGCCCGTCGCTACACGCCCAGGAAATGGATGCGCGGATCATGCAGCTGTTCCCCAAGGCTACGCGGATCGAGCCGAAGTTGGAGCAACCTCCGGTTTATAGCGTATTCCAGTTGGACGAACTGATCGGTTATGCCTTCGAATCCAATGACTACTCGAACCTACAGGGGTTTTCCGGTAAGCCAATACGGCTGCTGATCGGCATGGACCCGCAGGGTGTGCTGGCGGGAGTCCAGGTACTTGAGCATCACGAGCCGGTATTTCTGCACGGTCTGGGCGAGCGATCGTTGCTGGACTTCGTCGACCAGTACCGCCAAAAGACCATCAGCAAGCCGATCATCGTTGGTGGACGGCAGGGCGCCGCCGAGGGCGAATCGGTCACGCGCATTGATAACGTCAGCAAGGCCACGGTGTCGGTGGTCATTCTCAACGAGACGGTTCTGTTGTCGGCACTGACGGTCGCACGCCAGCTGCTGGAAGACTTCGCCAGCAGCCCATTGGCCACCCCGAAGATGGATGTCTACGAACCGCTTGAGTGGAGCCAGCTGCTAGAGCGCGGGCTGGTTCAGCGCTGGACGCTGTCGCAAGAGGAAGTTGAGGCCGCCATCGGGCATGAACTCGATGGCTATCCGCAGCTGGATCTGGATCAGCCGGCCTTCACCGACATGTATTTCGCCTACCTGAATGCGCCAATCATCGGTCGCAATCTGTTGGGAGAGGCAGGCTTCCAGCGGCTCAGTGAGGAACTCAAGCCGGGTGAGCAGGCCGTGCTGGTGGTGTCGTCCGGTACATACCCTCACGTACCCGAGGATTTCATCCCGGCCACGGCGCCCAACCGGATCGTGCTGGTGCAGAACGAGCATGCCATCGAGCTGCACGACATGAACTTCAATAACGGCGCGGTGCTGGATGTACTCAACTCGCCCATTGAAGAGGCTGAGGCGAATGTATTCCGTATCAAGGCCCATGCCGCCTTCAACCCGGCGGAGAGTACCCAGCTGCGGCTGATTGCCCAGCTGCAGCGCAACCACCTGGTGGAAAACAACGCCAGCTTTACCCGCGATTTCCCGCTTGCTCCAGAGCTGTTCGATATTCTGGAACCGGTCGAGGCGGCCAAGCCTGTTCCGATCTGGTTGCGCATGTGGCAGGAACGCTGGTGGCAGGTCAGTTTGCTCGGCCTCTCTCTGATCGTGCTCACCGGCGTGTTTATCTGGCAGCACCGCATCAGCCGGGAACGTCGGGCCTTTCATCTGTTCCGCGCAGGTTTTCTGCTGTTCACCCTGGTATTTATCGGTCTGTACGCCCAGGGCCAGCTGTCGGTGGTCAACATCTTCACCCTGTTGCTGGCGCTGGCGAAGGATTTTGATATCCGGGTATTTCTGATGGACCCGGTGATCTTCATTCTCTGGAGCTTCACCTTCGTCACCTTATTCATCTGGGGGCGTGGGGTGTTCTGCGGCTGGCTGTGCCCCTTCGGCGCGCTGCAGGAAATGCTCGGCTGGGTGGCCAAGCGCCTGCGTATTCGTCAGTGGAAGATCTCCGAACGCACACACCTGCGTCTGCAGTGGCTCAAGTACCTGATCCTCATCGGCCTGGTGCCGGTGGCCTTCTATTCGCTGACCCTGGCCGAGCGGTTAGCGGAGGTGGAGCCGTTCAAGACCAGCATCACGCTGTTCTTCGCGCGCTCCTGGCCGTTCGTGCTCTATGCGCTGGCGCTGCTCGGGCTTGGGTTGTTCGTGCACAAGTTCTATTGCCGCTACGTCTGCCCGCTGGGCGCCGGGCTGGCAGTGCTCGGTCGCTTGCGGCTGTTCTCCTGGCTCAAGCGCATCGATGCCTGCGGCAAGCCCTGCCAGCATTGCCGAAACCACTGCGAAATCGGCGCCATTCGGCGGGATGGTCGCATCGACTATGACGAATGCATTCAGTGCCTGGAATGCATCGTCATCCTCAACAATGAGGACCAGTGTGTGGCCAGCATCAGCGCCCGCAAGAAGGCCTACAAAACTGGCAAACAGACGGACCTGATCGCCACCGATGCCGCCTTACCGAGCACATGA
- a CDS encoding formate/nitrite transporter family protein — protein sequence MSYIIPAEFVTKMVDAGESKIFMSTRDTLIRAFMAGAILALAAVFAVTVTVQTGSPLVGAMLFPVGFVMLYLMGFDLLTGVFVLAPLALLDKRPGVTVNGVLRNWGLVFLGNFGGALTVAIMMVFVFTYGFSAEPGEVAKRLSHIGEARTLGYAEYGAAGWATIFLRGVLCNWMVSMGVVGAMISTTVGGKAIAMWMPIMLFFYMGFEHSVVNMFLFPAGLMMGGDFSVMDYMLWNEIPTALGNLVGGLAFTGLTLYTTHIRTAPKRAFN from the coding sequence ATGTCTTACATCATTCCTGCGGAATTCGTCACCAAGATGGTCGACGCCGGCGAGTCGAAGATCTTCATGTCCACTCGCGACACCCTGATTCGAGCCTTCATGGCCGGCGCGATCCTGGCCCTGGCTGCCGTGTTCGCGGTAACCGTGACCGTGCAGACCGGCTCGCCGTTGGTCGGCGCGATGCTGTTTCCGGTCGGTTTCGTAATGCTTTATCTGATGGGCTTCGATCTGCTCACTGGCGTTTTCGTACTGGCGCCATTGGCGCTGCTGGACAAGCGCCCCGGCGTCACAGTGAACGGTGTGCTGCGCAACTGGGGGCTGGTATTCCTCGGCAACTTTGGCGGCGCGCTGACCGTGGCCATCATGATGGTGTTCGTCTTTACCTACGGCTTCTCCGCCGAGCCGGGTGAAGTGGCCAAGCGCCTCTCGCACATCGGAGAGGCCCGAACCCTGGGTTATGCGGAGTACGGCGCAGCCGGCTGGGCGACCATCTTCCTGCGCGGCGTGCTGTGCAACTGGATGGTGTCCATGGGCGTGGTCGGCGCGATGATCTCCACCACCGTCGGCGGCAAGGCCATCGCCATGTGGATGCCGATCATGCTGTTCTTCTACATGGGCTTCGAGCACTCGGTGGTGAACATGTTTCTGTTCCCGGCCGGACTGATGATGGGCGGCGACTTCTCGGTCATGGACTACATGCTGTGGAACGAAATCCCCACTGCCCTGGGCAACCTTGTCGGCGGCCTGGCATTCACCGGCCTGACGCTCTACACCACCCACATCAGAACCGCGCCGAAGCGTGCCTTCAACTGA
- a CDS encoding chemotaxis protein CheV: protein MDNLSATGSLSLLLFTLRSGKQMAINLLKVSEIIPTPGLIRLPESHPHVRGVATLRGQPLSVIDLSMAIGMPPLQDAQGGCLIVTEFSRSKQGLHVQSVVRIVHIPSSKILPPPYGTRANSFITGAAEIDGQLVQILDVEKVLLNIVPAPVEADMSELDDQDAQLLGKTRALIVDDSQVALHMSLAALSKMGITCHAVRSAREGLATLDRLKDTAEAINVVVSDIEMPEMDGYSFTQLLRSHPDHASIYVLLHTSLDSTISADKARAVGANAILTKFSPPEITKCMLQAARTIHLGEGAEV from the coding sequence ATGGACAATCTATCGGCCACCGGCTCCCTGTCGCTTCTGCTGTTCACGCTGCGTAGCGGCAAACAAATGGCGATCAATTTGTTGAAGGTCAGCGAGATCATTCCGACTCCGGGGCTGATCCGCCTTCCGGAGTCGCATCCCCATGTGCGCGGTGTCGCTACCTTGCGTGGCCAGCCGTTGTCGGTAATCGACTTGAGCATGGCCATCGGCATGCCGCCATTGCAGGACGCCCAGGGTGGCTGCCTGATCGTCACCGAGTTCAGCCGCTCAAAGCAGGGACTGCACGTGCAGTCGGTGGTGAGGATCGTGCACATCCCCTCGTCGAAGATTCTGCCGCCGCCCTACGGTACCCGCGCCAATTCGTTTATCACCGGTGCGGCGGAAATTGATGGCCAGCTTGTGCAGATCCTCGATGTGGAAAAGGTGCTGCTGAATATCGTGCCGGCGCCGGTCGAAGCCGATATGTCCGAGCTCGATGACCAGGACGCTCAGCTGCTCGGAAAAACCCGCGCACTGATCGTCGATGACAGTCAGGTAGCACTGCACATGTCCCTGGCGGCCCTGAGCAAGATGGGCATCACCTGTCATGCAGTGCGTAGCGCTCGCGAAGGTCTGGCGACGCTCGACCGCCTGAAAGACACCGCCGAGGCGATCAATGTGGTGGTTTCGGATATCGAAATGCCTGAAATGGACGGCTATTCCTTTACCCAGCTGCTGCGCAGCCATCCGGATCACGCCAGTATCTACGTGCTGTTGCATACCTCCCTGGACAGCACCATCAGCGCCGACAAGGCCAGGGCGGTTGGGGCCAATGCCATTCTGACCAAATTCTCCCCGCCGGAAATCACCAAGTGCATGCTCCAGGCAGCCCGGACGATTCACCTGGGCGAGGGCGCCGAGGTCTGA
- a CDS encoding TIGR04211 family SH3 domain-containing protein: MFLSRHLLALLSRLSSPSRHNAFRAGVLSTLLAVIAPAHAQQADNDRWVSDSLATYVRSGPTDGYRIVGTLRSGQKVELLQSSGDYSQVRGENGDRVWIRTSDLQDVPGQAERLPQLEQQVAELSEELRTIDDSWKTRVQGMQETLDSRKALIEELEARRTALDEALTATQAELRETQAKLGDENNQLLMRYMVYGGSIAGAGLLAGLILPALTRGRKRNSGWV, from the coding sequence ATGTTCCTATCCCGTCATCTGCTTGCCCTGCTCTCCCGCCTTTCTTCGCCTTCTCGACACAACGCCTTCCGCGCCGGCGTCCTGAGTACGCTATTGGCGGTCATCGCACCGGCCCATGCGCAGCAGGCGGACAATGATCGCTGGGTCAGTGACAGCCTGGCCACTTACGTACGCAGCGGCCCCACTGATGGTTACCGGATAGTCGGCACGCTCCGCTCCGGGCAGAAGGTCGAGCTGCTGCAAAGCAGTGGCGACTACAGCCAGGTTCGCGGTGAAAACGGCGACCGCGTATGGATTCGTACCAGCGATCTGCAGGACGTACCCGGCCAGGCAGAGCGTCTGCCGCAACTCGAACAGCAGGTTGCCGAGCTCAGCGAGGAACTGCGCACCATCGATGACAGCTGGAAGACCCGCGTGCAGGGCATGCAGGAGACCCTGGACTCACGCAAGGCGCTGATCGAAGAGCTGGAGGCACGCCGCACCGCGCTCGACGAAGCGCTCACGGCGACCCAGGCGGAACTGCGCGAAACCCAGGCGAAGCTGGGCGACGAGAATAATCAGTTGCTGATGCGTTACATGGTCTATGGCGGCAGCATCGCCGGTGCGGGCCTTCTGGCCGGGTTGATCCTGCCGGCGCTGACCCGGGGCCGCAAGCGCAACAGCGGCTGGGTCTGA